The DNA region TTTGAGACGTCAGACAAGGGATATTAAGTTCACATCCTGTAAATTAAACACAAAAGACACCAAGGCAAGAAATCGATTTGGCGACTGAGTAGCCATAACTAGCAGCCACCCAAATCGAAAAAGACAGTGATACCTAGTCTTACTTGAGGAATGACGAGAGAGTTCGCCGGCACGATTTTACTGATATAAATGATCCATTATACAAAGGGTCCGAGTATCCAAGGTTAGCCGCTGCAGGAAATAAAATGTACTCCACATGGCAAGATATATAGGGTGTCATAGATTTAAAATGAAGAGAAGCAAAACTAGTATAATGGAAACTAAAACAGGTCAAATAGCACCCTGTTCTAACCAATGTCATTCATCAAACTCATGCATGTGATCTAACAGATAGTTTGCAGCCAGCTCCTCATTTTTGTTGCACGCGAAATATACTTCCAATACTAAAGCTCGATTGAACCCCATAGCTTCAAGCTGCCAAAACAATATCACAAACCATAATTAACAAAGTACAAGAAAAGTATGTTAGCTGACAATCTTGCCGCGCAGATCCATCAGCATTTTCAGCTATCAAAGTAAAAGCATTCACAGTAAACCATCAATAATTGCAAAACGCAATGCCTCTGTCTCCTTTCACAAAATGGTTGTGTAGTAATCCAAAAGCCAACTATCAATATGGCCTGGTGTTACGTCAAAATATTTGCAACAGTGAATCACCCATTTAAGTTCCCAACGAAACTCTACCCCTTCATAGAATTTATTACGAAATAAGCTTCTACCACAGAACACTTTATCTGATGGAAGCTAAAGAACAAATAAGTAACATACACGTTCAATAGCCTCACGCTCTTCAGGTGTAACAGTCACAGCTTGTGGTATTGCTCCCGCTGTCTGCCCTAACGCATTCCTGATACTCCATATATAATGAGAAATCAGTCTCGCATACAGACACAAGATGGTAAAGAAAGGATCTAGAATAGAATGACTCAAGACACATAAAACCAGTTTTGAAATGCAGTCCTATTAAAAGCACTTTCAgtagaaaaatggatttgtcTCAAATCAAAAGAAGAATAGCAAACGTTCTCACCCCTCCCCTTCAACAGGTTCATTGATGAGGCGGAGGAAGTCGGGTTGATGCTCTTGAATAAGTCGCATCAAATGCGGATTTTGCTTACCCAACTCTTGGAGCATAGGCTGCAGATAAACAAAAGTCATGGTTCTAGCAAGTCTGAAAATACTAGGAGCAAACAACAACTGATCTTAGCATAATTTCAATACCTGCAAGATTTGTGGATTGGCTTGCACCATTGCGCGAAGGGCCTGGAACTGTAAAAGGAGAAGGATAAGAAATTATGCtttcaaatttataaaatcTAATTTGGAGAAAGCGTATAACTCACCTGTGGACTATTGCGAAGAAAATCCAAATTTCCAGCACCAGCATTTGAGCCCACATTTGTCAGACCCTGATTGGGTAAATACAAATTTAGGATAAGGCCACAACGAATAATTAGGCAAGTTTAAAATTCCAGGTATATTTACTACCTGAGGAAACAGATCTAAAGGATTAGCATTTGGTCCACTGGGAGGAACTGTTGCTTGTGAAGCCTCCTGAGCTGAAGGGTTTACAGCCTGTCCACTGGTAGGATCAGTAGTGGCAGGAGCAGCGGGGGCACGGGCAGCTGGTGGGATTTCGGGTTGAGCAGGAATACCCTGAAAGAAATTCATGTGTTTTCAGGATAGGTAAAAGATGCAACCACAGAAAATAAAGGAGCATACCAGTATCTGACTTACTAAGGGCACAAACTGGGACcatataactattttttttttttgaataaggtAACATTGGGACCATATAACtatattttcttacttcatgAATCAGTCCCATTTCCTAGCAAAACAGGTTTAGATGGATATGAAGCTCTAGGGATGAATAAACTATAAAGGCAATGCAATGCACAAGGTTTAGGAGGCTGTGTTTTGGATGACCTAGAAAGAAACGCAATGGAAGGGCATTT from Lycium ferocissimum isolate CSIRO_LF1 chromosome 2, AGI_CSIRO_Lferr_CH_V1, whole genome shotgun sequence includes:
- the LOC132046608 gene encoding ubiquitin receptor RAD23c-like isoform X2 — translated: MKIFVKTLKGTHFEIEVKPEDNVADVKKNIESVQGQAVYPAAQQMLIHQGKVLKDSTTLEENKVAENSFVVIMLSKAQPADSTDQARQTITAPQATAASAAPPQSASESAPTPASVPAAASPVTDVYDQAASNLVAVSNLEGTVQHILDMGGGSWDRDTVVRALRAAYNNPERAVEYLYSGIPAQPEIPPAARAPAAPATTDPTSGQAVNPSAQEASQATVPPSGPNANPLDLFPQGLTNVGSNAGAGNLDFLRNSPQFQALRAMVQANPQILQPMLQELGKQNPHLMRLIQEHQPDFLRLINEPVEGEGNALGQTAGAIPQAVTVTPEEREAIERLEAMGFNRALVLEVYFACNKNEELAANYLLDHMHEFDE